AAATACTGCAATAATCGAAGGCCAAGCAACACGTGTGCCTTATTTCTCACCGACAAGAATAGACGTCCCTGGGGATCGTAATCTTTTAAGTTTGCATCGGCGATCTTTCCAAAATCAATGGTCACCAATGAGGCGTTTTGGGGCAGCCTCCTACTCAAGCCTGACGACTAATGCGCCAGCAGACGATGATTTCATTGGGATTCGGTGAAAATCTGTGCCCAGTGCAACGCCCCCATCCCGCCGCGAAGGTCCGTCCGCACCAGATGATTTTTCCATGCTAAATCGCTATACTCTGCTTCTTTTTCTGACCCCTTGCGCAAGAAAGAGGAGGAGATTTTCTTGCAGGGTGCCAAACCGCGTTGAACGGTATTTCTGGATCATGCATTGTAGGAGGACATAATGGCGGAAACGGCTGAGCATACTCGATTGTCGCAGCATGGCTCCATTTGGAAATTCTGGGGGCCTTACCTGAGCGAGCGGCAATGGGGTACGGTCCGCGAAGACTACAGTGAGAACGGTGACGCCTGGAATTATTTCAGCCATGATCAGGCACGATCCCGAGCCTATCGTTGGGGAGAGGACGGAATCGCCGGAATCTCCGATAGCCATCAGGTCCTCTGTTTTTCGTTGGCCCTCTGGAACGGCAAGGACCCGATCATCAAGGAGCGGTTGTTTGGCCTGACCAACAGCGAAGGCAATCACGGAGAGGACGTCAAGGAATACTATTTCTATCTCGACAGCACGCCGACTCATTCCTACATGAAATACCTCTACAAGTACCCGCAGGCAGCCTACCCCTATGACAATCTCGTCAGGACCAACCGGGGTCGGAACCGCAACGAGTCCGAATACGAGCTGCTCGACACAGGCGTGTTCGATCAGGATCGCTACTTCGACGTGTTTGTGGAGTACGCGAAGGAGTCGCCAGAGGACATCCTCGTCAAGATTACGGTCTGTAACCGGGGAAAAGAGGCGGCAGCGCTCCATGTGCTGCCGACTCTCTGGTTCCGGAACACCTGGTCCTGGGAAGGGGGCGGCTCGAAACCTGAGCTCAGGTCGGTCAAGCACTCAAAATCCAGCGTGATCCACGCGCACCATACCGACCCTCTGTTCCAGAAGTCCCTGGCCGATTACTACCTCTACTGCGAGAGCACCGTTCCCCTGCTGTTCACGGAAAACGAAACCAACACACAGCGTATCTTCGGCGCCCCAAACCGAACCCCCTACGTGAAGGATGGCATCAACAATTATCTCGTGCATGGACAAAGGGATGCGGTGAACCCGGACAAGATCGGGACGAAGGCGTCACCCCATTACCAACTGACCGTCGGTCCTGAAGCCACGCTGGTGGTCCGGCTGCGTTTAACTCGGACGGAACCGGGCAAGCTCCGCGATCCGTTCGGGAAATTCGACACGATTGTGACCGAGCGGCTCGAGGAAGCAGATAAATTCTACGACACCGTGACTCCGCCATCTGTCAAGAAGGACCGCGACCGAGCCAACATCGTGCGCCAGGCCTTCGCTGGCATGCTCTGGACCAAACAGTACTATTACTTCGACGCGGACCAATGGCTGGACGAGCATCAGGCCCACCCGCTACACCGTGGAACCAAGCAGGTCCGCAATCGCGAGTGGTTCCACATGATCAACGACGACATCATCTCCATGCCGGACAAGTGGGAATATCCGTGGTATGCCGCCTGGGATCTGGCTTTCCATACGATCGCGTTCGCGGTGATCGATCCGGACTTCTCCAAGCAGCAGCTCGAACTCATGCTGAGCCAGCACTACCTCCATCCGAACGGCCAGATTCCCGCATATGAATGGAACTTCAGCGATGTGAATCCGCCAGTTCATGCCTGGGCCACGCTGTTCCTCACCCGCGTGTTGACTGCCCGCAAGGGTGAAGCAGACGTCGACTTTCTCAAGTCCGCCTTCTCAAGGCTGCTCCTGAACTTCACCTGGTGGGTGAACCGCAAGGACCGTTTCGGCAAGAACGTCTTCGAGGGGGGCTTTCTCGGGCTCGACAATATCGGCGTCTTCGACCGCAGCGCTCCGCTGCCGACCGGCGGCTACCTAGAACAGGCCGATGGTACAGCCTGGATGGCCCTCTTCAACCAGAACATGGGTGAACTCGCGGTGGAGCTGGCAGCCTACGACCCCGTGTTCGACGACATGGCCGCAAAATTCTTTGAACAATTTCTGTGGATCGCCTCAGCCATGAATCAGCCAGGCGAAGGTGGGATGTGGGATGAAGAGGACGGCTTCTACTATGACATTCTTCGACTCCCTGATGGCAGCGCCACACGATTAAAAGTACGGTCTATGGTGGGTCTGCTGCCTCTGTGCGCTACGACCGTTATAGAGACTTGGCAACGTGATCGGATTCCCAAAACCGCGGCGATTAATCACGAACGCCTGAAGAAAATGCCCGAGCTCATGACGTCCATTCACCCCACTGGCAAGGGAAATTGGGGAGTGGCCGACCGTGGAGTCATCGCCTTGATCAATCAGGACCGGCTCCGCCGAATCCTCACCAAGATGCTCGACGAGGAGGAGTTCCTCAGTCCCTACGGCATTCGCTCACTCTCCAAATTCCACGAGAAGCACCCTTACATCTATCGTGTGGAAGGCCAGGAATACCGAGTGGATTACCTGCCGGGGGAATCGGATAGCGGGATGTTCGGGGGAAACTCGAACTGGCGGGGACCGATCTGGGTGCCCGTCAACGCGCTGATCATTCGTGCTCTGTTGAACTTTTACGCCTACTACGGCGACAACTTCAAAATCGAATGTCCCACCGGCTCCGGTCGGATGATGAACCTGTTTGAAGTCGCTCAGGAGATCACAGAGCGGCTCGCGCGGATCTTCCTCCGAGGTCGCAACGGGCGCCGGCCCGTGTATGGGGGCTCCAAAAAATTCCAAGAGGACCCGCATTGGCGGGACCATATCCTGTTCTACGAGTACTTCCACGGTGATAACGGGGCCGGCATTGGTGCGAGCCATCAGACCGGCTGGACTGGGCTCGTGGCTGGACTGATCAGGATCATCGGCACTCTGGACTCCAAGAGCGCCCTGGAAGGTGGCAAGTTGGGGGTCTTCAAGGCTTCCGTGCGGAAACACTGAGGTCGTGAAAGCCTTGCCGGCACATCCTCTGCTTTATCAAATGAACACCAGAGTCTGGCTGACTGAACTCTCTAAGTCTCTCGGTCGGCCTGCGACATTGGACGACATTCCGGACGCGGAACTCGATCGTCTCGCGAAGACGGGTTTTGACTGGGTCTGGTTTTTGAGCGTTTGGCAAACCGGCCCTGCGGGGCAACGAGTTTCGCGCGCCAATCATGAGTGGCGCGGAGAGTTCGAGGACACGTTGCCTGATCTCCGCAAAGAAGACATTGCCGGCTCCGGATTCGCCATCACCGGTTATACAGTGCATCAGGCTCTGGGAGGTGATGCAACCCTGGCACGGCTCCGTGAACGGCTCCGCAAGCGTGGCCTCAAGTTGCTGCTCGACTTCGTTCCCAACCACACGGGCCTGGATCATCCGTGGGTTGAAGACCATCCCGAGTATTATGTTACCGGCAGCGAACTGGATCTGGCACGGACGCCGCAAAATTATACCTGGGTTAAGCGAAAAGGCGGTGACTTACTGCTCGCTTACGGGCGCGATCCTTATTTCTCCGGCTGGCCGGATACGCTCCAGCTTAATTACGGCAATCCAGCCATGCAGGAGGCGATGATCGGCGAGTTGCTGAAGATCGCCAGACAATGTGACGGAGTTCGCTGCGATATGGCCATGCTTGTCCTGCCCGAGGTGTTCCAACGGACCTGGGGTCTTGAAGCGGAGCTGTTCTGGCCCAAAGCCACTCAACGAGTGCGAGAACAATCTCCGGGTTTCTGTTTTATGGCCGAGGTCTATTGGGATCTCGAATGGACCCTACAGCAACAGGGATTCGATTACACCTACGACAAGCGGCTCTACGATCGCCTCCGCGAAGGCCATGCGAGGCCGGTCCGCGATCATTTGCGCGCCGACTACGAATACCAAAAGAAGATGGCCCGATTCATGGAGAACCACGACGAGCCCAGAGCTGCCGCGACGTTCACATCCGGCATGCATCAAGCCGCAGCTGTCATCACATTCTTGTCCATGGGTCTGCGTTTCTTCCATCAGGGACAATTCGAAGGAAGAAGAAAGCGTATCTCGCCACATCTGGTCCGTGGCCCGAGGGAGCCGACCGACGAAGCGCTCCATCGATTCTATGATCAGCTCCTGGCCGTACTCCGGCGGCGGACGGTTCGGGACGGACAGTGGCAGCTGCTCGACTGTGTGTCGGCATGGGAAGGTAACGGAACATGGGACGCGTTCTTGATCTTCGCCTGGCAAGGCCCCGGCAAGGATCGACTATTGGTGGCAGTCAACTACACCACTAACTGGAGTCAATGTTATGTCCCTCTCCCCTATCCAGATCTTGCGGGCCGCACCGTGCAATTCCAGGATCTGATGAGCGAAGCCTGCTATGATCGCGACGGAGATGATCTTCTGTCACGAGGCCTCTATCTCGACATGCCAGGCTGGGGTTACCACGTCTTCGAGATGAGAACCGGGACCTGATCCCGAGGCTGCTGGAGTTGGGTATAGCGGAGGCACTATGCTGACCCCCAAGAGACGTGAGTTGTTGTTTTTTATCTTCGGCGCGATCATTCTTGCGGGCTGTGAGGAATTAGCCATCCAAGATACCAAGAGTCTGCTCTTCCCCGGCTTTCAACGGTCGGAGGTCGTGGGGTTTGTGGCAGGCTTAGGAACGACCTTCGCCGCCCTCCCGGATTTGATCGCGATGCTTAAGC
The nucleotide sequence above comes from Nitrospiraceae bacterium. Encoded proteins:
- a CDS encoding alpha-amylase family glycosyl hydrolase; this encodes MKALPAHPLLYQMNTRVWLTELSKSLGRPATLDDIPDAELDRLAKTGFDWVWFLSVWQTGPAGQRVSRANHEWRGEFEDTLPDLRKEDIAGSGFAITGYTVHQALGGDATLARLRERLRKRGLKLLLDFVPNHTGLDHPWVEDHPEYYVTGSELDLARTPQNYTWVKRKGGDLLLAYGRDPYFSGWPDTLQLNYGNPAMQEAMIGELLKIARQCDGVRCDMAMLVLPEVFQRTWGLEAELFWPKATQRVREQSPGFCFMAEVYWDLEWTLQQQGFDYTYDKRLYDRLREGHARPVRDHLRADYEYQKKMARFMENHDEPRAAATFTSGMHQAAAVITFLSMGLRFFHQGQFEGRRKRISPHLVRGPREPTDEALHRFYDQLLAVLRRRTVRDGQWQLLDCVSAWEGNGTWDAFLIFAWQGPGKDRLLVAVNYTTNWSQCYVPLPYPDLAGRTVQFQDLMSEACYDRDGDDLLSRGLYLDMPGWGYHVFEMRTGT
- a CDS encoding SemiSWEET family transporter, encoding MLTPKRRELLFFIFGAIILAGCEELAIQDTKSLLFPGFQRSEVVGFVAGLGTTFAALPDLIAMLKRKSSKGMNPRMAAIMGAFQIVWVYYGLLIASRPVILWNIIAVATNFFSVGAYFYFARRER
- a CDS encoding glucosidase: MAETAEHTRLSQHGSIWKFWGPYLSERQWGTVREDYSENGDAWNYFSHDQARSRAYRWGEDGIAGISDSHQVLCFSLALWNGKDPIIKERLFGLTNSEGNHGEDVKEYYFYLDSTPTHSYMKYLYKYPQAAYPYDNLVRTNRGRNRNESEYELLDTGVFDQDRYFDVFVEYAKESPEDILVKITVCNRGKEAAALHVLPTLWFRNTWSWEGGGSKPELRSVKHSKSSVIHAHHTDPLFQKSLADYYLYCESTVPLLFTENETNTQRIFGAPNRTPYVKDGINNYLVHGQRDAVNPDKIGTKASPHYQLTVGPEATLVVRLRLTRTEPGKLRDPFGKFDTIVTERLEEADKFYDTVTPPSVKKDRDRANIVRQAFAGMLWTKQYYYFDADQWLDEHQAHPLHRGTKQVRNREWFHMINDDIISMPDKWEYPWYAAWDLAFHTIAFAVIDPDFSKQQLELMLSQHYLHPNGQIPAYEWNFSDVNPPVHAWATLFLTRVLTARKGEADVDFLKSAFSRLLLNFTWWVNRKDRFGKNVFEGGFLGLDNIGVFDRSAPLPTGGYLEQADGTAWMALFNQNMGELAVELAAYDPVFDDMAAKFFEQFLWIASAMNQPGEGGMWDEEDGFYYDILRLPDGSATRLKVRSMVGLLPLCATTVIETWQRDRIPKTAAINHERLKKMPELMTSIHPTGKGNWGVADRGVIALINQDRLRRILTKMLDEEEFLSPYGIRSLSKFHEKHPYIYRVEGQEYRVDYLPGESDSGMFGGNSNWRGPIWVPVNALIIRALLNFYAYYGDNFKIECPTGSGRMMNLFEVAQEITERLARIFLRGRNGRRPVYGGSKKFQEDPHWRDHILFYEYFHGDNGAGIGASHQTGWTGLVAGLIRIIGTLDSKSALEGGKLGVFKASVRKH